From a region of the Mytilus galloprovincialis chromosome 3, xbMytGall1.hap1.1, whole genome shotgun sequence genome:
- the LOC143067835 gene encoding uncharacterized protein LOC143067835, whose translation MLEVENFRRMVHPSGLFHGSSDFNQDHSGGMLYYPTATRPDKANPFIDWGKRTVSPPAMSVESKSDGEDEDEEYRPFTPPPPRERLSYTRYQLELLNGIYAKVRYPNSSQKQLIAKRVGITREQVKIWFQNRRRKDVVGKDKKSDDEDKNKNKSEDESSDISKSLSDCESISEDDPSSKEGNMVPTVVMKGIIGELKRYEKEAPKGKKKKKSKSMKQKQTKKNISSALLHSSYDMISPPNQVIPNGVVNRTTNKLNHSLRSSAFESPKESQALKYPTSVSTFLEHYSLHGNPNQPPFPMSGHSGLGPVHSGCDLPVLSDLLSFKTGLESRTDDTLINSNTSPRSGQPNRQITCDNQGSLTMPYGLNRFYPLPFIAEQPLLLSTLRHSESFRHHMLPQSGYPEEQSVFQALPISALNNPYYAPTSSVAWSNQMQPSNFTQL comes from the exons ATGTTGGAGGTTGAGAATTTCAGGAGAATGGTGCATCCTTCTG gCCTGTTTCATGGAAGTTCCGACTTTAACCAAGACCATAGCGGTGGAATGTTATATTACCCCACAGCCACAAGACCAGACAAAGCCAACCCATTCATAGACTGGGGTAAGAGAACTGTATCACCACCAGCAATGTCAGTGGAGTCGAAATCTGATGGCGAAGACGAAGACGAAG aatACCGACCATTTACGCCTCCACCACCAAGAGAAAGACTGAGTTATACCAGATATCAGTTAGAATTACTGAATGGTATCTACGCAAAAGTTCGCTACCCTAACAGTTCACAGAAACAGCTGATAGCAAAACGCGTTGGCATCACAAGAGAACAAGTGAAG ATTTGGTTTCAAAATCGTAGACGAAAGGATGTTGTTGGCAAAGACAAAAAGTCGGACGatgaagataaaaataaaaataaaagtgaagaTGAAAGTAGTGATATAAGTAAAAGTTTAAGTGACTGTGAAAGTATTTCTGAGGATGACCCATCATCAAAAGAAGGAAACATGGTTCCAACAGTTGTGATGAAAGGTATTATCGGTGAATTAAAACGTTACGAAAAAGAAGCACCGAaaggaaaaaagaagaaaaaatcaaaatctatgAAACAGAAACagacaaagaaaaatatatcCAGTGCTCTTTTACATAGTTCATACGATATGATCTCCCCTCCGAATCAAGTTATTCCTAACGGTGTTGTGAACAGAACCACCAATAAACTTAACCATTCACTAAGATCATCAGCATTCGAATCTCCCAAAGAATCACAGGCATTAAAGTATCCAACATCAGTTTCAACATTCTTGGAACATTATAGTTTACATGGAAATCCGAACCAACCACCATTTCCAATGTCAGGTCATTCTGGCCTAGGACCAGTTCATTCTGGATGTGACTTACCAGTGTTATCTGACTTACTCTCGTTCAAGACGGGACTTGAATCTCGAACAGATGATACTCTTATTAACTCAAATACTTCGCCACGGTCGGGACAGCCAAACAGACAAATCACTTGTGACAATCAAGGATCTCTAACTATGCCATATGGCTTGAATCGTTTCTATCCATTGCCATTCATCGCCGAACAGCCTTTACTTCTTTCAACTCTCAGACATTCAGAATCATTTAGACACCACATGTTACCGCAATCGGGATACCCAGAAGAACAAAGTGTGTTCCAAGCTTTGCCAATATCAGCTTTAAATAACCCATATTATGCCCCTACCTCCTCAGTGGCATGGTCTAATCAGATGCAACCCTCTAACTTTACTCAGTTATAA